In Miscanthus floridulus cultivar M001 chromosome 19, ASM1932011v1, whole genome shotgun sequence, the DNA window GCTACAATTTGGATATGTCACCGCACACATGCTACGCCGACATCTCACCCGTGCCATACTGGAAATAGTACTCCAACTTGGTTGCACAGAAGCCATGCTTCCTTCCCGTTCCCAGAGAAGGCTGCGCCATTGTTAGTGCCGGTCGACAGGCTTGTTAGCAAACCGACTTGCttcaacatttatacaaatactaCTATTCCATACTCCCTCCGTCACAAAATACTGGAGCGTGGTGCTCGTACCTGTGGGTTCTGGCGAGCACCGTCGGAGCAGAGGCTCTTGCTTGCTCCCCGAGGGCTTCGACGGGTAAAGAAAAGGACGCCTGGAGCCATGATGTTTACTGGGAAGAGTCACCGCACGTCTTGTGGCTGGTAATATTATGCCATTTGATACGGGATGTTTGGATACCGGCCACTGTCCACCACGCCCAAAGTGTGGTAGGCCTAAAGTGTGGCAGGctatcagcatgttcgtttggctgcggcttgtcgtaaacgatcgtaaatttccagtcggaaCAATACTTTTCTCTCACACGaaccagccagtagtacttcttcacgaaccagcaaccatacgaaccagccaaccgaacaggctatgGCACGCCGCATCTGCAGCGATGTTTTACGGCGCCACGCTTTGTGGCGGGATTTGTACTCCGTGTTTTCTTGGCGGCCTCCGCTGACCAAAAACCTCCTAATTTTAACGGAAATTAAGTTCTTGACTCTACTAACCAAATGGGGTGGGGGCATCCACTCTGCTCCGTCCATGATTCTAGCTCTCGGAGTCAAAAGGCTCCGCATGAGCTAAAAAAAAGTAGCTTCGCCCAACTCATCCACTCAACCACGTGGATCCTCTCTAAACTACCTCTTCtctatgtggcaaggtgtgagGCGGATGGAGGCGCCATGGTTGATGGACTGAGGTGTTGGGGCAGGCAAGGCGAAGGCGTAGAAGCAGAGCGGACGCGAACGAGGCAAAGGCGCCAAAGCCCGGGGGGAGGGAGATGACCAAGCAGAGAAAAACGATGAAGGGAAGAAAGAAGAAATATGAGAGAAGAAAAAAGTAGCAATAAcagaaagatttttttttttatctacCATGATGAGttgaaagattttttttatctacCATGATGAGTTGTTTTACCATTGCTTTCCCCCCCTCTAATTCGCAGTGGAGATGGCGTTTGATTTTACCGCCTCACCTTCGGCGCTGCATGGGGCCAGCAACTTAACTAAGAGCGTGTTTAGTTcacaccccaaaatccaaaaaagtgttacagtacccatcacatcgaatcttacgatacatgcatggagcattaaatgtaggcgaaaaaaaactaattgcacagtttagttggaaattgcgagacgaacattttgagcctaattagtccacgattaaacactatttgccagataaaaacgaaagtgctacagtagcccaaattccgGTAACTAAACACGCTCTAAACAGTAAGCACCCTCTAAAGCCAACGATCCTCTCGAACAAAGAACCATTCACCCCACATACGAGTACGTACATAACTGTGTCCAATACTACCAGTCTTGCACCAGTTACCACGAGCTTGCGCGCGCGCGCTATCCATAAAACAGCATTGAAAAGATAACCTTGCTGTGGCGGATGCAAGGTCCGGTTTAGATCcagaaaattttgtaaaatttttcaagatttcctgtcacatcgaatctttgaacgcatgcatgaagcattaaatataaataaaaaataaaactaattacacagtttagacgaaattcacgagacgaatcttttaagcctaattagactatgattggacactaatcgTCAAATAACAATGAAAATGCTACAGTGACATTTTACGAAATTTTTCCGTCATCTAAACACAGCCCAAGTCCAGAAACGGAACAGACAAGCAACAGGCAACACCGCAACAAGGACCCACAATGCTCGAGCGCATCTGACTGATGACGAACAGCTAAACAACAGTTTTTACCGGCTTTATCTACGTCACCGGGGATGCACATGCACAACGCCCCATTGTCATGCAAACTGCCGTATCAGCATATGCAATTCTAGCGCACCAAGTttaaccaattatagataaaaaatatctaTGTTTATGATACCATATAAAAACCatcagattaattacaaaatgtattttcataataaattaattttaagctataaatgtgaatattatttactaaacctgttcgcttgaacttatcagcctggtttatcagtcatgatataatGCTTTTCTCTTACAAAACAACATCAGTCGCCTTATCAGCCGTAAAAATCATCGTCCGAATAACTCATTGGTCAAACGTGAACCATTTTTCGTGACACGCAACCCATAGTTGGCATTCTTTTCGGGACGGAGGTAGTACTATATATCAGCATCCCCTGCAAAATGCCGCCCAACAAGTACACAAGATAAAGATCAAGCAGAGTACCTAGCAGAAAAAAGAGGTAACGGTTGAGGGCTCATGCGTTTCTCAATCATGAATTCATGACAGTGTGCATTCAGTTTGTTCTCGGTTCTGTACTGGAAAAACTTCCTTCAGAGTACCATAGCAGGGGGCAACAAGAGTCAATGAAATGTCAATCCACCATTCCAGTTGTGAATTTTCTGAAAGAAACAAGGATCAGGCCGGCATCATTGCCTCCTTCCCCGACCTTTCTTCGATTGCTGTTGTTCTGCCTGTTCCTTCCCTGAAACTTCACTGATATCAGCTGCACGACCCAAAGAATAGGAACCCAAATTAGTGAAACAAATAAAATTCAATGCTTTATCTTCAGTGATTGTAAATCCTAGAGAAAACAAAGCATGATACCATCAGGCCCACGAGTCATGAGAGCAAAAAAGATGTTGTTgagcttctccatcttctttgCTTCCTGAGCTTGATCTGTCTTGAACTTCAAGCACTGCAGACAGTAACTTCAGTCAGAAAAGAAGGGGTGCCATTTCAACCAAACTTCATAGCATGAGCATTATTATACTAGCTAGCAATCGATGTGTCCAAACAAGTAGTTTTGATGTTTTATATACTTTTATCAGCATATGAGATGCTTGCCCCTGTAACAAATAAACAAAAAGCAACAAAAACATGGGTTTTGACATTCCAGCTTTTCTAGTGAAACATTAAGAAATACATTTTAACTAGTGCTGCAAGTACAAAACAGCATAAGAAAGAAGCTAAATGAAGCAATGATGACAACATTAACTGAAGGTTTGCACAAGTAAGATTATCTCAATAGACAACAGCACTGTTGGTCAGTTAAGAGGTCACATTCGAGTAAACAAACAGGAAATATGTGTTTTAGCTGCAAAATTTACTTGGGAGCGTGTGAAGGGAAGATATAGCAGGAAGCACAGGGATAGCATTTCTGAAAAGAAGAGCTCCAGAAATTTATTTACAAAAAGAATTTTTCAGTACATATCTATGGTATACATGAATACTTTAGACGGCAGAGAACATTTCTAAGAAAAATGAACCCAGATATCTTAATGAGTGACAATGTTATAGCCAGTTTTGGTGATGGAATGCTATCAAATACATCAGATGGGAATTCCTTGCATTTGCTGCTAAATGATATGGCCACACGCCATAGAACAGATAGCATGATGCTTAACAATCTTTCAGATTTTATTTTCAAGAACAGACATCCAAATTCATTTGTTTATAAAGAGACAAATGTTAGACATGGCATCTGACTGAGTAAAACTCTACACAGCTAAAAGCAGATAGCAAGTGACCACTCCACCTTGCAGCGCTACTGCAACATGCTGCATTAAAAGCGGCTTACAAAACAATGTGCTATGTGACAAACAATAAAAGGGAACTTCCAAGCACAATAAACTACACTTGCATCACAACGGAAGGGGCAACATCATGCAAGAAGTCTGTATTCTATCTTTATCCCACGAAATGTAATGCTATCAAGGTTCTAGCTGTGTGACAACCATTCCAATTTATAGCAACAGgtttctattctaaattatatcTAGTTCTTGACATGTAATAATCTATTTTCAGTCCTAGCATAACCAACAACACCCGAGCCATTGCCCATCAAGCACCTGTCCTCTTACCACTTCCACTATGAGCGCCACATAAAGAACATTTTTTCGGTCCGCTATAAAGACATTATTTCGAGGCCTGCAAAACTGCTAAATCTTGACATCTGACACTGTAAACTTTGCAAGTAACCCAAGCTCATCATGGTCGCTATTTAGAACAGTGAGCTGATGTTTTCTGGAAGCATAGTAGCAAAATATAGAACATAATGAGCAATCCAAAAACTAATTTTCCAGAATCCTAGTTATGTGTAACAGATCTCTAACAAACAATATTAGCATGCaaaaagtaaacaaggtataggCTCAATGGAAATCCTTTAAAAGGCAATAATCAATTAATCACGTCAAACGATGGCTATTGCAAGATGTCGAGTGATGACATTGCATTGGGCTATGGATCAAGATGTGTAAAGAGAAGCACCCATCAAGTAGCAAAATTCTTTAGTTAAGCATAAGAAAACATTGATTACACACAACATGACAGCATGCTGATATTTGGATGAATTAGTCAATCAAAAATTGCTCAAATATTTTTAGTTGAGAGCATGCTTACCAAGAAGCGCACATTGTTCCATGAACAAGAAAACAAGCAAGAAAACATTGATAAGAAAATTTGCAAACCAATGGTGTGGCTTGATGTCCTCAATTTAGTTCTAACATACTCTCTGTCttgaaaagaatgcaattctagcataGTATTGAGTCAAACCAttctaagtttgaccaagtttatacaaaAAAAATATCATTACTTAGATTAGCCATGGAACATATTTCAcagtatatctatttgatgtcataaatattgataatatattccataaatttggtcaaaatttAGATAGTTTGAGTGTTTGACTAAGGAGAGAACTAGAATTGCATCCAGGATGGAGGTAGTAACTCCCAACAGGCAGAATAATACTTTGTTGAAACTATTATTACTATAGTCAAGCTCTAACattgtaaaaaaaaattaataaccaATTTCACTATAAGTAATACTAAGAATGCGATATTCATATACACTGTAAGCAAAAACACAAGAACATAGAGCATAGTTATAGGAGGAAAAAGGGTAGTAAGGTACATTGCTGGAGTGAAATACGTAGTACTTGATTTACAAAACTAGTGAAAATTCTGCATCATTGCCATTTATATAAAATAACAAGTGAAGCAGAGAAGACACAGTAGCTGTAAAATGCTAACCAATTGCCATGTATGTTTGGTTACAAGCATAGTTattaaggcgtcgcctaggcatCTGGGTGCTTTTCCAATCGAGGCGTCATGCCCGCAGCAACCTCCCTGCATATGGCGTCGCCTCACGCGGAAAGGCGTCGCCAAGGCGTCCGACCGTCGCCGCAAGAGCGAAAAGGCGGCTGCAGGCGCAGGGAGAAGTGCGCGGAGCGACGCATGGGCGGACGAAAAAACGAGAGGCAGCTGTGTGCGTAGGTGAAATCGCGCGGGAGGACGAAAGAAGGTGCGCGCGTACGGGAAATTGGGCGCCTATACTTTCCCCAGGGGCGCGCCCCACCCTGCAGCTCGTCAATTGAGAGAGGGGAGGGAAACAGAGGAGATTGGGGATGAGAAGATGGCTGCAGAAGCACCTGGAACGCGCCCCGTCCCATCCAGCCGCTCTCGCCCCTTCTGCTCCGCCGATTCGCGGCACCTGATACTGCTCCACGGCCTCCCAATCTCCGCTCCGTCAGCTGGTGCCTCCGACATCCAACCTCGCGTCCTTGCCCGCGGATCCGCGCCTCCGACGGTCGGACCTATGCCCCGTCGAGGACTGCCTGCTTCCGCTTCTACATGGGCTCTCCTTCATCTGCTTGCTTCCCTGCCAGCAGGCCAGGCCCAGCACCTTCAGTCCTTCACGTAGGCTCTTCTTTTCTCTGTTTTTCCTATTATGTCCTTCCTCTGTTCAAAAGTCTGGATTATATTGcctctttgcttatgctttggatCTTGGACTTGGATATGGATATACTCCAGTCTCCTGTGATGTGTTATGCTGCTTGTGATTAGATAATTGGATACGGTATAAACTGCTCTGGCTAGTGGTGCTGGCTGCTTGTGCATAGGCTCTAAAATTGGCAGCAAAAAGGTGTgtatcaatgtatgtttgtcctGCCCTAATGTAGGTGAGGGtatgtgtatggcgtcgcctcgcCGCGCGCCTTATTCGCCTAGGCGTCTGGAAGGGGGTGGGTCGCCAcgcctcgccttaccgccttaaTAACTATGGTTACAAGCATATCTATCCATTGAAAAATATTTCCAACAAAATGCTATCTACTAAAGCATTTAATCTGAAAGTGAACATCCCTCGTGTAActaacatagttcaaatatatatagcTGGAGATCGATACAAAGGCAGTGTGCAGGGATGAATTTCAGCTATGAAACCTATACCTACATGGCTCCAATATATATTATTTAATCTTCAGCACAATTTGCTTACTAAATACCTCAAACTGTTGGGAGCAATCAGTTGTGCAACGTTAATGCATATTGTTACAAACATTACTAGATATACAAAAGAGTCACAAGATTTTTTTTACATATAATATTTCAGTAGCAAAATATATGAATACCTGAAGTTCAGACAGATCCTGATTCCAACAAGAGAACTTATGATCTAAGTCCAACGGCAACACAGCAATACTAATGTTCACTAATGATGCACAATTCTCAGATTTGGCATACTAAAGAATCAGATAGAGCCTATGTTCTCTTTCATATGATTAACCAGGTGCCACTGATTGCCCAATACATTTTCAGAATGCTGAATTTCAGGGCGCCCGCTGATATATATCCAGCCATCACCACATTTAAAAATTAACACGTCTGACGACCTCTCACGGAACACACAACATAGATCCAATGGTAGGAGCACTTGTCAAGGTGTGCGATCTATCTTACCCCTCGATCACCCCAATTCTAAGCTATAATTAAAAGTGTACCATCGATCAGCTCCTAAGCCACACCATCTATCCGTCCTCCGTGTTCCGAACCAACGAACATTCACGCAAATCTAATCTGAGTAAATACAGCTTGGACAAGGTAGTACCACGCGGTCGTCGGTGACCTTGAGCACGAGCTTCCCCTCGCAGTGCCGGTACTTCATCACGTAGCGGGTCTGCAGAGACACGCGCACAAACAGGTTTGGTAGGATCGGACACACGGAACGAAGCAGGAAGGAACTCGGGTAAGAGGAGAGGGGATCGGGCGACGACGGCGTACGGCGTTGGGGTCGGCGCGGAAGAGCTGCACGGAGCGCTCCACGAACTCGTCCCAGGAATCCACGTACACCATCGCTGCGGCGAAGGGGAGCCGGCGGCGTGGCCGGATCTGGGTGGGGAACCTTGCGCAACGAAGAGGCCGCCGCGGTTTAAATAGGGTTTGCTTTGCTCCTCTTCTCGGCCGCGGCTTGCTGGACTTGCGTGCCGAAGATGAGTTGATCCGTGATAATATTTTTAAAGTAATTTTTCTATGTGTCATAATTTaataaatattttatttactagataTATACCTGTGCGTTGCACGGGTCATATTTATACTCATGCGCATCTACGATGACAAATTtaattatttttagaaaatattaaAAAAACTAATACATAAATTTATATGGACGACCTAAACTATTTCTatatttccttttttatatatatagaacCACGCTATCCTTCTGTCTACACTGTTCATCCTTGTCATTTTTTCATgttggagtgtccacccgtaagGATTTGTTTTTTTCTTGTCATTTGCGTTTGCGTACGCCCCTTGTGGCCATGAAGCTCCACAAGTGCACTCCGTTATCACGGATGATCTCCGTCACAGTTGCCACACCTGTCCTCGTGTCCTGCTTGCCCTCACCGTCTCATTCTACGACGTCAACTTCACTGATAGTTACGAGTACATACGCTGCACCTCCTCTTCATCCTTTTCATTGTTGTCAACGTCGTCTCCGCCTACCACCTCCTTGTCTTCGAAGGCGTCTCAGGTCAACTCTGTAGGgggccatgacgcctaagagggggttgaattatgcaacttaaaattctacttctaaactttggtctctttttctaaccttagcaaaacctgtgcaaaagataaactatctaaatgtgcaactatggtttcgctactgtgttgctatctctaccgcaaaatgagtaattcaatcaatgtaaatgcggaagctaaatagcaagttagagatatgcaaactcccgtcgacgactctgatatttttaccaaggtatcgagaagcacgcaagcttccccctagttctcATTGGAGTCCCTCACAAGGAattcctcacaagggccaagctctcgatcGGGTAACTCAgtggatagcctcgggtcttCCCCACATGTAAGTggatctccgacgtgcctttcggcaagcctctctcggatgctccccactgtgttcactatcaagctttcggccgaaacgccgcgggccttgttccctccggtacacggtggcggccacaccataaacgcggttggtgtgatctcgcaagactacaaacccctccaatgtacaacaatggtacgcgcaagcaccgagtgataagaggtatgcaaacctcactaaacactaggcctaaacctagagcaagcgcataagctgtggtctaatcaacctaagcacttcgcaaagcacctatactaatcacctaataaaacactaagcactatgcaagtggagatcactaaaatggtgtatcaacaccattggtatgttttctcagctccacatgTTCTATTTGGCCGGTtgaaggttgtatttataagctccactgagaaagtagccgttggggacgaagtcccgcttttctgctactgaccggacactgatcacgtcctgaccgaacgcgtccgatcgttCCGACTGTTAGAGCCGTGATCAATTGATTAGAcgatgccagcgtccggtcacatgtcaacgaacgcgtccggtcgcattttcgccgctctggaacctctctgtactctattggacgctgctgtcctacgtctGGTTGATTTGCCgcaagcgtccggtcgctactgctgttgccgagcctctaatcggagcatctggtcacttttcgtcagcgtccggtccagtgtccggtcgctgctgctattgccgagcctcctgatcggagcgtccggtcgctttcctctagcgttcggtgcagcgtccggtcgctcctatgagctcgtttcttcgcgatcttatgcgcggcttggtttctatcttcgtgcttagactttgcttgatatcttgggtcttctcttgtgctcctaaggtcttacttaaggtgttgatcatcggatcatcacgtcacctttgtccaagtcacgtcttgcgtcctattgaactacaaaacaatcacttgcaaattcattagtccaatttggttgtgttggtcatcaaacaccaaaatccaaagtaaatgggcctagggtctgtgggggatataccccgggtaccacaagatggtacatgggccgcaccatccgaggtggcccagcccgtaagatcgaggcgtgcacggcaagattataagttgtactagatattgtaatagtaccaaatatgatactttacttgtaaccctcctcctctagactatataaggagaggcaggggtccccctcagggaacATCTACAATGgatcacctcaatcaatacagaataatgagacacatgacgtaggtattacgcaaACACGGtggctgaacctgtataaatcttgtgtcttgtgcctctataaccatctggttcctgattacacgcaccgtctaccgacaatctaccatcatgggcatacccctagatggattgccgaccatatttcgtcgacagtggcgcgccaggtaggggtccccttttaggggttgtgtGTGCTGATCTTCCAACGAATCAGATGGCGATTTTCTTCATCAACATCATCCATGGCGACCTGGCTTCCGACGACATTGACGCTCGTGCCGGCCCTCATCGTTGACTGCTCATTGTGGTCCCACGCCTTGTCAGCGCATTGACAGCTTGCTGTAGGTCCCGTTTGCCAACACTATTCGTGGCTCTATGATCCGATCTACAGAACCGTAAAGGCCATGAAGATTTGCATGTATTCATGCACGATGGAAAGATGCGGCCCAACAGATCCAAGTTCGATCGGCAAGCACCAACCGAGAAAGTTGTCGTTGGGAATTTCACCGAGAAGCAAAAAGGACGGGCTCGAGACGTCAACAGCTCAGACACGTGCAAGACACAGCACGAGCACGAGACTCCTACTCTAGCATCAAGACTACATGGATCCACTATTTGTACGTGTATACATCTTCCACAGCGACTGGATCCGCGTAAATATGCATGCATATACGGATCAACCACATGCACGCACTCACCGTCGGAGGGGCCAGCCGTCGAGTTGCATGATGCTGTACAAGCTAACTAAAGCGTGCAAGGAGGATCtcggactgctccgaccacaTTCGTCCGAGCTGCGTTCATCCACCTCGACCactagaccacgtcgaccatgtcccaagcggctccgctgagctccgaccaccagaccacgtcgaccacgtcccgagtggctccgctgagctccgaccactagaccacgtcgaccacgtcccgagcggctccgctgagctccaaccaccagaccatgtcgacc includes these proteins:
- the LOC136528202 gene encoding signal recognition particle 9 kDa protein-like, translating into MVYVDSWDEFVERSVQLFRADPNATRYVMKYRHCEGKLVLKVTDDRVCLKFKTDQAQEAKKMEKLNNIFFALMTRGPDADISEVSGKEQAEQQQSKKGRGRRQ